Proteins from a genomic interval of Anolis sagrei isolate rAnoSag1 chromosome 1, rAnoSag1.mat, whole genome shotgun sequence:
- the MYMX gene encoding protein myomixer, which produces MPALLLLLRALLTRLLLLARRRLLPLLRRLGARVTSQESRQALLTCLLCVLNLRKKVDRD; this is translated from the coding sequence ATGCCGgccctgctcctgctcctgcgcGCCCTCCTGACCCGCCTGCTGCTCTTGGCCCGGAGGCGCCTCCTCCCGCTCCTCCGCCGCCTCGGAGCCCGGGTGACCTCCCAGGAGTCCCGCCAAGCCCTCCTCACCTGCCTCCTCTGCGTCCTCAACCTGCGCAAGAAGGTGGATCGCGactga